Part of the Paenibacillus sp. JNUCC32 genome is shown below.
ACCAAAGCTTCTAACGTTTTCCGGTCCTCTACGACCTGCTCCACCACTTGTTCGGTAGGTATTTGCTCCAGGAAGGGATGATCCACGGTATGCGCGGATACCTCATGCCCCCGGTACAAGGATGCCACCTCCGAAGGGTCGATGTATCCGTCTTTGCCAAGCGTTCCGCTGTTCAAATGAAACGTGCCCCGTATTCCGTACTCATTCAGCTTCTTGACCAATTTTCGATCATGTTCGCGGCCATCATCAAAGCTAAGCGTCAGTGCCTTCTTGGCGCCATTCGGAAAACGGTCATATTGTATGCGCATTCAAGTTCCTCCCATTTAAGATATTGACTCGCATCATATCCTATTAAGTTTCATTATACGATGATTGACACCGGGGATACATCTATTATTTCCTGTTTACGGCATATAGGAAGCGACCATAGCCGATCTCAGCCGCATTTTTCATCAGCTCGACATTAAGCCAGGCCGCCAGCTTATGAAAGGGTTGATCCGTGAAAGGCCACCGGGTTCGTTCCGTCGAAAGAAAAGCATCGTCCGTCAACGCCGCCGCTTCACGTTCCCACCGCAGTCTCAAATCGTTAATCCGCTCTCTGGCCTCTTGAACGCTCCCAGCAGAATGGATATCGTTGCGGGTCATCGTCCCTTTGCCAAACGAATGGTTCAGCACCATCGTCCACCAGTAGGTGATATGCCATGTCAGCCAGGTTATGCTGGGCGGGCCGACGTCGTACTCCTCGGATTCCGGCCATTCCGCGCGCCAGATTCCGGATTCGCGATAAACATGAAGCCCCTTCGAGGCAGGCCGCCAAAAAAACTCCTCGTCTTCAAGGCCCGTGAGATGCAAATCAAGCATCTGCCAAGCGATTTGGAACTGGAAATCAAGGGTGTTTCGAAGGATACAAGGCGGGTTAGCCGTATTTTTGTCCTGCATATTACATTCCTCCGTTATCGTTTTAAATAAATATAGACGTTATTAATATTCGCCTATCAATTCAAGGATATAATAAGCGATTGTTTATCACCAGTCAATCCATGGATCTGAACATCAGCAAACAAAAAAGCCGCAAGGATGCGGCTTATCTGGTGCCCATGCCCGATTCGGATAAACGGGTGGCTTTGACGATATAGGAAGCCAGTCCGGGGATCATTCGGACGATGCCGGGATAGAAGCGATTGCTTTTGGCAAAAGCCAGATTCTGAATTCTTCTCGCCCTTCGAAGCAGCTGCGCAAAGGTGCGATTGGCGTCGTGCGTGTACTGATTTTGCCATTGAGCGAAGTTGATTTCTCCGTTTAAATATTTGTCGGTCCAGCCGGAGCACAGCAGTGATGAACGCAGGGCAACCGACATTCCGTCTCCGCAAAGCGGCGGAAGCATCAGCATGGCATCGCCGATGTGCGGATATTGCGACCAAGGTTCCGGTTTGTCGGATAAACGAAGTGGGGCAATCGATACCTGGGTGCCCTCAACCGCCTCTCCTTCAGCCAATCGTTCAGTTAACCTATTGTTCGAGCGCGATGCGGCTTTGAGAATTTCGGGTACCGATTTGCCGCTTCCTTGTACCGATTTCAAGGTCAGCAATGCAGCCACGTTGACCTTCCCATTCTCGACCGGCGATATCCCGACATAACCGCCATCGCAAAAATACAACTCCACCCTGGAAGGCACTGTGATGCCGGCAAAATGCGATTTTACGCCGACATATACGGTATCATCGCGATATGTTTCGGCTGAAGCAACACCGCGCGGCTTCTTAGTGCCGTAGGCTCCAATGACGGCTCTTGCCTCATACCGAATTAGCTCGTTCCCTTGCCTCGTTTCGACTTCATATCGATGATCGCCCCGCTTCCGGATCTCGGTCACGGTAGACCCCGTTACAATCTCCGCACCCGCGCTCAAGGCATTCTCATGCAATAGGCGATCCAGCTCGTAACGGCTGATGCCGGTAGCTTTACCCGGTAACGGAGCGGTGATGACGCCGCCATGAGGCATCACGATAGAGGCATGATTCATCGCAGCGGGATTCATCTCTTGGACTTGAAGATGGACACCCAGATATTCCAGCATCTCTCGAGTCTCTGGGGACATGAATTCACCGCAGGTTTTGTGGCGCGGAAAGGATTGGCGATCCAGCAGTATCGTACGATGCCCCTGCTTGGCAAGCTGCAGGGCACAGCTCGTGCCGGCAACTCCCGCGCCGATGACCATCACATCGGCTTGCTTTGACATATGTGAACACCCGCCTTTTTGCTTGCATGAAGAATTTAATCATCGGTTTCGGCAACCGATTATGTCTTCCTATCGTTCGGGATAACAACGGAATAGCGGAACAATGGCTTCCATCGATAGGTCAAAGTGGCGTGATTAAGCTGCTCTTTCAGCTCTCTCCAATCTCTCCCTTTAAACCCCTTGGCAACCGATAACGGCCCATCGTGACGAATATAACGATTGCGTGAGATGAGACGCGTTGTGATCCAGACGGCCGCGTAAGGCACAGGATGCCGATGGATATCGTTAATGACGACGCCATGAACGGAGGTTCGCAGCATATGCGACACGATCTCCATGAGCTGTTGTCCCTGAAAATGGTGGATGAACTGGGATCCGGTCACGATATCAGCCGACGCATCGGGCAGTTCCTTAACGTCCGCGCGGCGTACATGAACCCTCGGTTCATGACGAAACAGCCGTCTCGCCTCTTCGCAGGCTTCTTCCGTCACATCGACTAAGGTAATGCTCAGCTCCACGCCCATTTGATCCGACCATTGCAGCAGCTTCCGGTTCACATCGCCGGAACCCGCGCCAACATCCATGATGCTAAGGGTATACGGACAGCCGATCGATTTCCAGAGCTTCACCACGCCGTCCAAGGTCGGGCCCGGTGCCGCGAATATGCGATTCAACCGCCTTAAATGCCGGAGCGCTTCGCTCAGCTCTTCTCCGCCCATGGTGAAGTCATCCATAAGCTCATCTTCTTGTGCCCGGATGGACAGCGTTCTAAAGAAGGACATGGTCCTGCTCCTTAACCGATGGCGCATAAGCCTTTACATAGGTAAAACGCATAAGCTCCGCCGTCAAGCCAGGTCCGAAAGCCATGGCTACTCCTTCCGTCGAAGCTTCATTACGTTCTTTCATCTTCTGGCGCATCGCGTTCAGCACGAACATAATCGTCACGGAGGAGAGATTGCCTGCCGTTCTTAGAATCTCCCGGCTGTATTGGGTTTGCTCATCGGTCAAGCGCATTACTTCCTGCACCGAATCTACGATGCCCCGGCCGCCCGGATGGATCGCCCATAATTCCGGAAGCTTGTCGCCTCCCAGCAGAACACGAAGCTCATCCTCCAGATGAGTACCGAGCAATTTGGGAATACGCGGCGACAGGAAAAGATCAAAGCCCGTATTGCCTACCTCCCACGTCATATCCTCCGTTGAATCCGGGAGCAGGACGGAATATCCCGTGCCGAGCTCCACATAATGCCGATGCTCTGCTTCCGGCTGACCGATGACACAGGACGAGGCACCATCGCCGAAGAATGAGGCCGCAAACAATGCTTCCCTCTCCCGAACCGGCTGGAAGTGAAGCGTGCAAAGCTCGACGCACACGACCAGCACCTGCGAACCCGGCGCCCCGCTCACAACATCCCGCGCCATTTGGATTGCTTTAAGACCAGCGGCACAGCCTTGGAAGATTAACGGCAAACGATTGACCCGCGGAGAAAGCCCCAGCTTCCGGATCAACAGAACATCCATCCCCGGCTGGTATTGACCCGTGCAGCTGACCGTAATGAGATGCGTAATTCGATCCGGAGACATGCCGGCATCTTTCAATGCCTTCTCGGCAGCTTCCACGCCAAGCGGAAGGGCCTCTCTCTTATATGTATCCATACGCTCTTCGGTTGTCGGAATGACGGACGCGTCATGGGAGTTCAAATATCGGCACTTCTCCAAGGGATCCAGATAGTTGGATTCGCAAGTATAACGAGTTTCGACACCGCAGGATCGAAATACTCTTCGGGCAAAGCGGGCCAGATCGGGTCTGTCCTGCAGCGTGGATGCGATTAATTCTGCGATATCCGACTGAGCTACGGAATGCACCGGCAATGCCGTGCCCATCCCGAGAATCGCGACATCGGATCTACCGTTTGTTTGCTTCATGCTCAAACCTCCTGCAGTCTTGGAATTATACATGATTACCCACCCGGGGGCTTTTTGAATTCGTTTAACTTCTATTTGAGGTTAGGATAACCCGAACATGGCAAATCATATCCAATTCAAACCAAATCACTTGTAAAATCGCATCCGCAAACAAAAAAAACCACGATCACGTGGTTTTTCAGACTCGACGATCCTTGTCATCAAAGGAAAAGCAATGGCTGTTGATCCTGAACGGATGAACGCAATGGATCTACGGTTATATTACTTGCCGGGTTCGGCTTCGTCATCCTGACTTCCCAGAACTTCCGCATGGGCAAGAAGAACCCATTGGTTGGATTGGTCGTAACCGGATACCTCGGCAACCACACGATATCGAGGGTACATCCATTCGGGAGGGGTACCGGCTTCCAGAGCGGAGGTGTCCGTCAAACCGACCGCATGCGGCTCTAGCAAATGAATCAAAGTGCCTTGCGGAAAAAAGGCCTCGATCCAGCCTTCTACTCGTGCGCCGATAGGAAACATGCGCTGGATCCGCTGCCAGTCCTCCATCCAGACCAAAAGCTGTTTCTGCCAGAGCTCTTCGAATGCAGCTTGACTGATTTCTTCATAATAGGGTTCTTTCGGATCAAGCGGATGCTCCGCCAGCAAGAAATGACGGGAGTCATGCTTTCGGTTCGACGTGATCCAGCTGCCGTCCTCATCATGAACCATCTGCCTGTAAGCCGTTCCGTCGTGATCCACTTCAAAATACCAGGTCCCCATTCCCGGTTCCTGAACATCTTTCAGATATTTCAAAAATCGTCCTCCTATCAGCTGAACAACCGTTCAAGAAATTCGGCCAAGTTCCGGTGGCGGCTCTTGGCCCGGCTGGTCGTATTCCATCGATGATCATCCGTGTTTCGGAGTGCCTCTTCCATTCCAAGTTCAGGTTTATGCACCGTAGATTGTTTTTTGATATGGCACCCGGTTTATTTTACCATATCCAGGTGCTTGGGCGCGGCGTCTTTTCTTTACTATATCAAACAAGCCTGATTGCGACTGCAATCAGGCTTCAAGATCTAAACATTAATTTCCGGACATCGTTCTGATCGGCTCGCTGAACTGCTGCGCAAACACCTTTAGCTCGATGATCTTTCCATCCACTCTCGACTGCTCAGCCGCGAATGCCATAAGGTGGCTTTGAACGGAACGGCTTGCCGATGTAAGTCCTTGATTGTTTCCTCCCGTTTGCACCAATCTCAGAAAATCCTTGATCAGACCCATATCTCCGCCGCCGTGGCCGACATGGCCGCCCCGGTCCGCAAAAGAAATTCGCTCGACCTTCCCGCTGCCAAAGTGAATGATCTCTATTTCGTTCTTCTCCATGGCTCCGCGGATTTCCCCGCGGGTTCCCATCAGCTTGATCGTGCGGCTGACATCTCGCGTAAACGCACTCATCGTGAAGGCGACCGTCACGCTGTTGGCAAACTCCATATTGACGACCTGATGATCCACCACGTCATTGTCGCAATGGTATACGCATCTGCCGTACGGCCCCTCCAGCAGCGCTTGATATCGGGCATCATAACTCATATCGTCGCTGATCGCCGAGGTCGGCCAATTCGTGTCCTCGGTCAAATAATGATCAGGTGCATAATAGAGGCACTCATCCGAGACCGGACATCCGTCCAAACAGCGCTTCGGTGCGCCTTCCGGTGCCTGTGCAGCCGTAAAATGGCTCAAGGAGCCGAAGGAGGACACCCGGACGCAATCCGAATCGGCAAGCCAGAGCAGCATATCAAGATCATGGCAGGACTTGGCCAGTATCATTGGGCTGGAATCTTCCGTCCGCCGCCAATTCCCCCGCACAAAGCTGTGCGCTTGATGCCAATAACCCACGTTCTCGTTATGCTGAATCGACATCAATCGGCCGATAGCCTCACGCTCCAGCAGCTCCTTGATGGTGGAAAAAAACGGCGTGTACCGAAGCACATGACAGATCGAAAATACCAAACCGGCCTGCGAAGCCATTTCACCCATCCGGATGCACTCTTCGGGATCCGGAGACATCGGCTTTTCCAGAAGCACATGGTAGCCGGCCGCAAGCGCCCGCATTGTCGGCTCGAAATGCTGCTTATCCTGGGTACATATGAACACGGCGTCCGCGACCTTGGGCGCTGTAAAAAAATCATTCCAATTCTCGAAGCATGCCGCGTCTTCAAGCCCATGCCTTTCTTGAAACTGTTCCCTCCGCTGCCGATTCGGTTCTGCGACGGCGACTACCTCCATCTCATGGGGATGCTGCAGGGCATATTCCATATAATTGATGCCCCGCAGTCCGGCTCCGATCAGGGCGACCTTCACTTTATTCATCCGTTTCCTCTCCCTCCGTAGGTCTTATTCTTTCACGCTTCCGACCGTCATCCCTTTGACAAAATACTTCTGCAGGAACGGATACACGACCATGATCGGCAGTGCGCCCATGAAGATTTGGGCCGTTCGAAGCGTTTTTTCGCTCAAATTCTCCATCGCCTTGATCTGTTCGATCGAAATCGAGGTCATTTGGGAATTGATCGACATAATGAGGGTGGACAAATAGGTTTGCAGCGGGTATTTTTCCGGCGAATTCAAATACAGAATACCGTCAAACCAAGCATTCCAGTGCCCCACGATGGTGAACAGACCGATTGTCGCAATGGACGGCAGCGAAACCGGCAGGTAAATTCGCCATAATATTCTCCAGTGTCCCGCACCGTCAATCGTTGCCGCTTCTTCCAGCTCCTTCGGGATCGTCCTGAAGAAGTTCAGCATCAGAACCATGTTCCATACGTTAAGCGCTCCAGGCAGAATCAAAGCCCACACGGAGTCGATGAGTCCGGTATTCTTCACGACCATGTACGTGGGAATCAATCCCCCGCCGAAAAACATCGTTATGGCAAAAAACCACACATACGGCGTACGGAACTTAAATTGATGATTCGATTTCGATAATGGATACGCCGTTATGAATACGAGAAGCATATTCACCGCCGTCCCCAACACGACTCGGGTAAGCGAGACGCGGAACGAACGGAAAAACTCTACCTTTTCGCCCAAGTACCGGTAAGCGTCCAGGTTAAAGCCCACGGGCCAGAGTCTCACTTCTCCCGCCATTGCGGCCGTATTCGAGCTTAGCGAAATCGAGAGCAAATGAACGAACGGAATGATACCGAGCAAGGTGATGAGGGACAGCACCAGCGTATTCGTGATTACAAACAGCCTTCTGCTGATCGTTGGTTTATGCATCTTCCTACCTCCACTCCGGCCTAAAAGATCCGATAATTGTTATATTTGTAAGCCGCATAGTACGTCACGGCCACGAGCGCCAGAGAGATGACGGATTTAAAGAAACCGACGGCGGCGGCAGGACCGAACTGCTGGCTGAACATGCCCAGTCGATAAACGAAGGTATCAATAATATCCGCCCCTTCATAAACCGTCGGGTTGTACATGATCAAGATCTGCTCGAAGCCTGCGTTAAGGATGCCGCCTAGGCTTAACACGCCAAGCAAAATGAGAATCGGCGCCATGCCAGGCAGCGTGATGTGAATCATCTGCTTCCATCTTCCGGCTCCGTCTACTTCTGCTGCCTCATACAGCGTCGCATGGATTCCGGTGATGGCTGCAAGCATGACGATCATGTTGTAACCCATCCCTTTCCATACATCCGATCCGATGACGATCCCGCGGAACCAGTTATTATCCAGCATGAACATGATCGGTTCCATATGGAGCGCGCCCAGAAGGCCGTTCACCGGACCATTCAAGGAGAACAATTCGATGATGACGCCGCCGAGCACGGTCCAGGACAGAAAGAACGGCAGAAAGATGGCGGATTGGATAAAGCGCGAAAACCATCTTCGCGTGACTTCGTTGAGGAGCAGTGCCAATATCAGGGGCACCAGTAAAAACAAAACCATTTTAAATACGGAAATCACGATGGTATTCCACAGAACCTGCTTGAAATCGGGCAGTTCGAAGACATAGCGGAAATTATCGAAACCGACGAAATCCGAGCGGAAGAATCCTGCCAGCGGCTCGAATTGCTGAAAGGCCATCACAAGGCCGGCCATGGGCCCGTATGCGTAAATCAACGTGACAATGACTCCCGGCAGCAGCATCAAATGCAGCAAATATTCTTTTTTCAGCGTTCTCACAGATGAAACCTCCCCGTCCATTTCAAACGGGAGGAGTCTGCCGGCTTCCTCAAGGGCTTCTCCTCCCGCTTTATCAATCCAAGATTATTTGGCGCCCTGCTGGCCGTACCAATCATTGACTTCCTGGGTGATCTGATCCCCGCCCAGCGATTTCCAGCTCTGAACGAATTTATCGAATTCGTCCAGCGAGGCCCCCATGACGATCTTGGTGAAGGTTTCCTGCATCAGCTTATCAAGCTGGGAGCCCTTCTCGACTTGAGTTGCCGTTGGCAGTCCGTAGAACTCGTTATTTACGTAAGCTTGATTCTCTTTGATTTGCCGCGTCATGCCCCAGCCGCCGTCTTTCGCCGCCCGGCTGAAATATTGGCCCCAGTTTACGCCTTTCGAGGCATTCGCGGTATTGCCTGCAAGATAATCCTTTGCCGCCTTGAAGACGTCGGCCACATTTTTGTAGTTCTCGTCATCCAGCGTGATTTCCGTTTGGTTTGCATCGAGAGCCTTGTTTACTTCCGTATAGATCGTTTCGATTTGTGCCGGATTATAGATCCGTGGGTTGAACCAATTGTAGACGTATCCTTTTTCCGCTTTGTTCTGGTCCATGTATTTCTTGTTGCCCATCTCGATGTAGAAGTTGATCATTTTGATGGCGGCTTCCGGATTCTTCATTTTTTTGTTCACGACCACGAGTTTGTTGCTGCGGATTTTGGGTACCATGGACTTGCCCGGCCCGCCGAGTCCGGGAATCTGAAGGGCAATCCAGTCTGCCTTGGGATCCTTGTCAACATTCAGATTCAACGGCCAGTTCGGATACCACCATTCCCCGTAAGAAATGCCCACCTTGCCTGCCGTAATATCTTCAACGGACTTGTTCTCGTCCTTCAAGGCGAATTCTTTGTCCAGAATTCCCTCCTTGTACCAGGACTGCAGCTTGCCCAGCGCGGTCTTGACTTCCGGTTGTATGAGCCCGGGGATCAGCTTGCCGCTGTCGTCCTTGATCCAGGCCGATTGATTGTCCCCAATGGAAGGGTAAGCGCCAAATCCATTGAAGAAGCCCCTCAGGTCAAAGCCCCAAAAGAACAGATTCTTTTGCATGGCGATACCGTAGGTGTCGTTTTTGCCGTTTTGATCGGGATCCTGCTGCACAAAGGCTCTAGCAACCTGCTCCAGCTCATCCATCGTTTTCGGCGGCTGCAGCTTCAGGTTATCGAGCCAGTCCTTGCGGATCCAGAGCAGCTGGGTGGACAGGAACGGATCCTCGAAACCGGGAATCGCGAGCAGCTTTCCGTCTGAGGTAAACGTCTTCATCGCAAAGCCGCCGTCGGATTCCATGTATTTTTTCAGTGCCGGCGAAGCGAAGTCGTTATAAGCTTGGGTGAGATCGGCAAGCATGTCCTGCTTCTTCAGCTTCTCGAAGTTCTTCTGATCCAGCTCCATAATGTCCGGCAGGTCGGCCGAAGCCATGGCTAATGAAAACTTTTGCTCGAACTGGCTGGAAGGCACCGTCCATTTGTACTGGACTTCAATGTTCAGCATGTCTTTGAGGTCTTTGAAATAAGCATTCTGTTCGGGCGTGATCCCTTGCGGCGTCCGCGGGTCCTCGGGCGGATTGTAGCCAAGCACTTGCGTGACCGTTACCGTTTCAGGATATTTGCCGAGAGGATCCGGCGGCGTTGTATTGGAGTTCGCCTCCTCGGCAGAGGTTTTGTTCGGTGTCCCCTCCGATTCGTTCCCCTGATTCGAGCATGCCGCCATTACCGAAAGCGTCATCGTGCTAATCAACATCATTTTCGCTAGTTTGGTCCATTTCATGATGGCTATATCCCCCTTGATCTGGCGTATTCTTGATATCCATGCTGCTTAGATATCATTATAGATTCCGCCCGAAAGCGCTATCAATTTTAAGTTTTTTACATCCCTTTCACTTTTTTTACTTATTGGGTATTTCGGTATTCCTGCGGGGTTACGCCCATCTTTTTCTTGAAAAACGTCGTGAAATACGACGGGGATTCGAATCCGAGCCGCACGGCAATCTCTTGTAATTTCATGTTCGTATGCTGCATCAGATGAAGCGCCCCCTCCAGCTTTTTCGCCTGAATATACTCCAGCAGGTTTTGACCCGTCAGCTGCTTGTAGTAGCGCGAAAGATAGGAAGGGTTAAAATGCACTTCCTCCGCTATGGCGGTCAAGGAGACGTCCCCGGACATATGCTCCAGTATGTACCTGTGGATCCGGTCGATCACATCCAATTTCATGTCATCCTGCCTCAACGGGCTATTCCCATGTATCATCTCTTCGTGTTCCTTGGCCTTTCCGATATCGGCAACGACCATCTGTTGTCCCAGCGCCGCCCTGCTGTGCAGCATGGTCCGCAAAGCATGAAGCTGTTCTCCTACCGTTTCCCATTGATGCAGAAGATTGCCCGATATCCCGAAAGAAACCTGAACGCCAAGCAGCTCTTCGCACTCATTTTGCACCTGCTCCAGGATGCCCCTCATATACGACATCATGCCCTGCCAATGAAGCACACCCTCCGGCTCAAACCTCCGATAACGGTCCAGAAGCTCCTCGCCCGGCTGCAGCAGCCATACCAGCAAGTCTTCATCTAGTACGGCATGCTCACAGGAAAACGAGCTGGGCAAGTCGTGGATAAACATCATCTGAACGGCTTGCACGGCATTCTTCGTCTTGGCCTCCGGGGCTATCCCGATCCTTCCAACGAGAAGGAATGCCGGCCGATCTGCGTCGATACCGAACCCCACCTCTTCATAACGGGGCTGCGACAATAGGGAACTCAAGGCTTCTCCTTTCAATACCTTTAGTATGAGTTCGCGCTTGAGCAAAGGCTCGGCCATTTGAAAATGCACCTTTGCCTTTTCTGCCTGGATTCTGCGTCGGTTCTCTTCATCCAGCCTGGAGGAAGCCTCTTGGACAGCCTGAAAGATCGGATCGATGCCTTCGGTTTTCAGGATGTAGTTATCCACGTTCTTGCGCAGGGCTTCGTGCACATATTCAAACTCGCTGTAACCGGTGAGAAAAATGATTCGGCAGTGCGGCCAATAGTACGCAATTTCGTCAATCAGCTGAAGCCCGTTCTTCTGGGGCATTCGTATATCGCTGACCAGGATGTCCAGCTTCACTCTCATGGCGATCTCCACCGCTTCCTTGGCGGAATAGGCTTTCCATACATCCAGGTCGAATTGCGTTTGCTCCTGAAAAAGCTGAACCAAGCCGTTCACGATGACGGGCTCGTCGTCCACGATCAACAGTCTGTACATCACGATGCCTCCTCTGATTCTTGAATCATAATGATCAAATCCACCTTTAAACCGCCATGGACGCTGCGCGAGACGGATAATCCGCTGCCGGGCCCATACTTGAGCTGAAGCCGGTTGTTCACGTTGATCAATCCGGTCTGCTCCACATGCTTCGAATCCATGGCAAGCTTGCCGCGTAATTGCTGCAGCATCTCATTCGTAAGCAAATTCCCGTTGTCCTCCACCGTGATCCGCAGTCTGCCCTCCCGGTAATCAGCGCTAATGTACAGCATGCCTTCCTCCATGCCATCCTCGAATGCATGCTCGAACGCATTCTCCACGATAGGCTGAATGATAAGTCTCGGTACGGTGATACCTTGGGGAATGTCCGCAAATTCCCTATGCTCATATGAAATCCGGTTCGAGAAGCGAATGCCCTGTATGTCGCAGTAATCCAGAGCATGCCTGTATTCCGTATAAAAAGGCACCTCGTCGGAGCTGCTTCTCGTGATGTACTGATAATAGCTGCCGAGCTTTTGCGAGAGCTCCGCTGCACTATCCGAATCTCCGACCTTGCACATCATATACACATTAAAAAAGCTGTTATATAAAAAATGCGGGTTAATCTGGGATTGCAGCTGCTTCAGCTGCGAGTGCTGCAGTGCTATTTTTTGCTCATAGTTTTCTTCGATCGACTGTTTAAGCTTCAAGGCCATCCGGTTGAAACCGTTAAACACGTAATGAAACTCATCCTTGGTTCTGGACTCGATCAGGATATTCAAATTATCGGTTTCGATCATATGAAAGGCTTTAACGAGCTTGGACAAAGGCCTGTGGATCATCAGATTGACCGAGAACGAATAGAGCACCATGACAATCACGGCAAGGATAAACAGCGTATAGAACCAGGTAATGAATTGGCTTAAGGGGCGTGTGATTTCATTCTGATTCACGTACATGACCAAGGACAGATCCAGCGAGCCGACTTCATTCTGAATGATAAAATAGTCTACGCCGCCCACTTCCCCCGTCTCCGGCTCACTTCGATCCGGATCCGGCTTGTCCAGGATGTGATTCAAAATCTCTGTTGACTCATCGGCCGCAGGCGCCGTCGTCAAGATGGTGCTGCCTTCCCTGCTCCCCAGAAGGACTTCGGATTCCGGATACAGCTTGGCGATTTCGCTTAAGGCCCCGAGCAGCTTGGGCCGGGAAATCTCGATGTATGACCAGACAGACCCGTTGTTTTCGGTTTCGATCAGAAAGATCCGGTCGCCGCTCCTATAGAATGAAGGCTTGGGCATGACCGCCATCATGGACGATATCCGTTCCATTTCCTTGTTCGGGGTATTGGTTACCCCCGTCGTGGTCGAGATCGTTTTCCCGACATCCTTCACGTACACGCCGGCACTCACGACGAATTCGCTGGAAACCATCAAGGTTGCCAGCCGATCCCTGACCTGGTCGATGAGCTCCACCTCTTCGTAATCCTCAAGCATGCTGCCTCGGAAACTAAGCTTCTGCAGATCCTTGTCATTTAACAGCTGCAGCTGCAGATTCCGAATAAAATACATTTCTTTATCTAGCTGCTTGGAATAGAAGGAGGCACCCGCGGCCGCGGAGTTCAAGATAGACTCCTTGGTGACGGACATCCCCTTATAATTCAACCAAATATTCATCGAGATGAGAGGAAGTAACAATACGATAAATACGATGACGATTTTTTGATAAACAAACCATTTCGATGCTTTGCCCGCAGCCTGAAGTTTCATGCTTTTCCCCCAATCCGTTATCACTCGATCCATTATCATCTAGTATAGGGGGGCCGGCTGACATTACAACGAATTATTTTTACATATTAGGTGCAAACATGACAGTCATGAGTTCCAGGCATAAAAAAAAGCCCCGTAAGGGGCTTTTAAGCTGGTTTATCATTCAGCATAGGTATCGGTGCTGTTATGTGGTCATTTCGCACTGATGATTTCATACTTCGGCTTCACATTGTTAAAATCCGGGTTGGTTCCGCTGACCATTAAGCCCATGCCCCAATCGAAGTGAACATCCGCGGTCGGCACATCCGAAGCATCGCGATATTGGAATAGGATGTTTCGGCGCGTACGCTCGCTCCGGTTCACGTCCGACCCATGGATGGTCAAGTAATTGAAGAACAATACATCGCCTGCTTTGGCCGGACATGGAGTCCCCGAAGATAAAGGATGCTCTTTATGGTTCAAATAGTAAGCGCCGACATGCGGCAATACGCCCTGTTTATGAGAGCCGGGAACG
Proteins encoded:
- a CDS encoding ABC transporter permease — translated: MRTLKKEYLLHLMLLPGVIVTLIYAYGPMAGLVMAFQQFEPLAGFFRSDFVGFDNFRYVFELPDFKQVLWNTIVISVFKMVLFLLVPLILALLLNEVTRRWFSRFIQSAIFLPFFLSWTVLGGVIIELFSLNGPVNGLLGALHMEPIMFMLDNNWFRGIVIGSDVWKGMGYNMIVMLAAITGIHATLYEAAEVDGAGRWKQMIHITLPGMAPILILLGVLSLGGILNAGFEQILIMYNPTVYEGADIIDTFVYRLGMFSQQFGPAAAVGFFKSVISLALVAVTYYAAYKYNNYRIF
- a CDS encoding extracellular solute-binding protein, with product MKWTKLAKMMLISTMTLSVMAACSNQGNESEGTPNKTSAEEANSNTTPPDPLGKYPETVTVTQVLGYNPPEDPRTPQGITPEQNAYFKDLKDMLNIEVQYKWTVPSSQFEQKFSLAMASADLPDIMELDQKNFEKLKKQDMLADLTQAYNDFASPALKKYMESDGGFAMKTFTSDGKLLAIPGFEDPFLSTQLLWIRKDWLDNLKLQPPKTMDELEQVARAFVQQDPDQNGKNDTYGIAMQKNLFFWGFDLRGFFNGFGAYPSIGDNQSAWIKDDSGKLIPGLIQPEVKTALGKLQSWYKEGILDKEFALKDENKSVEDITAGKVGISYGEWWYPNWPLNLNVDKDPKADWIALQIPGLGGPGKSMVPKIRSNKLVVVNKKMKNPEAAIKMINFYIEMGNKKYMDQNKAEKGYVYNWFNPRIYNPAQIETIYTEVNKALDANQTEITLDDENYKNVADVFKAAKDYLAGNTANASKGVNWGQYFSRAAKDGGWGMTRQIKENQAYVNNEFYGLPTATQVEKGSQLDKLMQETFTKIVMGASLDEFDKFVQSWKSLGGDQITQEVNDWYGQQGAK
- a CDS encoding response regulator — encoded protein: MYRLLIVDDEPVIVNGLVQLFQEQTQFDLDVWKAYSAKEAVEIAMRVKLDILVSDIRMPQKNGLQLIDEIAYYWPHCRIIFLTGYSEFEYVHEALRKNVDNYILKTEGIDPIFQAVQEASSRLDEENRRRIQAEKAKVHFQMAEPLLKRELILKVLKGEALSSLLSQPRYEEVGFGIDADRPAFLLVGRIGIAPEAKTKNAVQAVQMMFIHDLPSSFSCEHAVLDEDLLVWLLQPGEELLDRYRRFEPEGVLHWQGMMSYMRGILEQVQNECEELLGVQVSFGISGNLLHQWETVGEQLHALRTMLHSRAALGQQMVVADIGKAKEHEEMIHGNSPLRQDDMKLDVIDRIHRYILEHMSGDVSLTAIAEEVHFNPSYLSRYYKQLTGQNLLEYIQAKKLEGALHLMQHTNMKLQEIAVRLGFESPSYFTTFFKKKMGVTPQEYRNTQ
- a CDS encoding histidine kinase, with the translated sequence MKLQAAGKASKWFVYQKIVIVFIVLLLPLISMNIWLNYKGMSVTKESILNSAAAGASFYSKQLDKEMYFIRNLQLQLLNDKDLQKLSFRGSMLEDYEEVELIDQVRDRLATLMVSSEFVVSAGVYVKDVGKTISTTTGVTNTPNKEMERISSMMAVMPKPSFYRSGDRIFLIETENNGSVWSYIEISRPKLLGALSEIAKLYPESEVLLGSREGSTILTTAPAADESTEILNHILDKPDPDRSEPETGEVGGVDYFIIQNEVGSLDLSLVMYVNQNEITRPLSQFITWFYTLFILAVIVMVLYSFSVNLMIHRPLSKLVKAFHMIETDNLNILIESRTKDEFHYVFNGFNRMALKLKQSIEENYEQKIALQHSQLKQLQSQINPHFLYNSFFNVYMMCKVGDSDSAAELSQKLGSYYQYITRSSSDEVPFYTEYRHALDYCDIQGIRFSNRISYEHREFADIPQGITVPRLIIQPIVENAFEHAFEDGMEEGMLYISADYREGRLRITVEDNGNLLTNEMLQQLRGKLAMDSKHVEQTGLINVNNRLQLKYGPGSGLSVSRSVHGGLKVDLIIMIQESEEAS